CTCGTGGAGTTTCAGGTTGCCGAGTTTGGTGATCCAGTTGGGATCGAAAAAGGATTAACACTTTAAAGGTTGAGACTATGACACCACTTGCAAAGCAGGTAACTGCAAAATATTCCTACAAGAATTATTGTGAGTGGAACGATGGGCGCTGGGAATTGATTGAAGGGGTTGAGTATGACATGACACCAGCTCCTTCTCGTCTCCATCAAGAAATTTCAATGATATTGAGTGCTGGTTTTTATGAAGCTCTAAAGGGAACGGACTGTAAGGTCTATTCGGCGCCTTTTGATGTGAGGTTGGCAGACACACCTGACAAGAATGATGAGGCCATTTTTACCGTCGTGCAGCCGGACATCAGCGTTATTTGTGATCAAGAAAAATTAGACGATAGAGGTTGTAAGGGAGCGCCAGACTTGATTGTCGAGATATTGTCTCTATCTACGGCATCAAAAGATATGAAAGTTAAACGGAATATTTATGAAAAGTGTGGGGTCAG
The genomic region above belongs to Desulfobulbaceae bacterium and contains:
- a CDS encoding Uma2 family endonuclease, which gives rise to MTPLAKQVTAKYSYKNYCEWNDGRWELIEGVEYDMTPAPSRLHQEISMILSAGFYEALKGTDCKVYSAPFDVRLADTPDKNDEAIFTVVQPDISVICDQEKLDDRGCKGAPDLIVEILSLSTASKDMKVKRNIYEKCGVREYWLIHPEEKLIMVLNCAHFYH